The DNA window TTGTGAATAAGAGGTGCTTGAATCTTTTAAGAAGCGGTGAGCTTTACAAGATCAGGAACGAGATTGGGTTCAAAGAGCCTTCTGTTTTCATGTTCACTAGTGGTGAGAGTAGTTGGTGGGCATTTGATCGTGAATTCAAGTCCCGTATGCGGCTCCCGGTTCTGCCATCCGACCCTTGTTTTGCTTCTGGAGATAAGGAATCGCTCTGTGCTGGAACTCATCTGCTTGTTTCTGGCAGAGAGATAGATGGCCTAGTTATTTGGAGGTACGAATTGGCTAAGAACATTTGGTACAAGGGTCCATCAATGATATGCCCACGATGCTTGTTCGCTTCTGCTACATGCGGTAGCCGTGCTTATGTTGCTGGTGGGATGGGAACAGCATTGAGAAGCGAAGTCTATGACACGGCTGAGAAATATAATCCCGACAGTGGTTCGTGGGAACCTCTCCCTAAAATgaagaagaagaggaagttTTGCTCCGGTTGCTACATGGACGATAGGTTTTACGTGATTGGAGGGAGAAACGACGATGGGGAACTAACATGTGGTGAATTCTTTGACGAAACTAGAAACAGATGGGAGCTTTTACCAGAAATGTTAAAAGATTTTCCTACACAGTCATCACATTCACCACCACTTCTTGCTGTTGTAAAGAATGAGCTCTACTCACTGGAAGCTTCTTCCAACCAGGTGAAGTTGTACTTGAAGCATTCAAACACATGGAAACAGTTGGGGATGGTTCCAGTGAGAGCTGATTACAACAGAGGATGGGGAATCGCGTTCAAGTCTTTGGGCAATGAGCTACTTGTAATAGGATCGTCATCTGTTTCTCCTGCTGGTAATCACATGGCTATTTATACTTGTATCCCGGATTCTGATTCGGATGAGTTGCGGTGGAAACCTCTGGACTGTGGAAGCAATGGGCTTAGCCACTTCATCTTAAACTGTTCTGTTATGGTAGCCTGAAGAGGGGGATACAAAGAGTGTATTGACAGTATGTTCTGGGAATCTTAATactaagtatgtatgtatgaTGTATCCAACTACTTTTTCTTCTGATGTATATTGTAATTTGTACTTTATTGTTTTTTGGGCAGTTTATGGTTCAATGGAATTTGAGACAAAAGATTATTCATTCTTGCTTCCATGTAATAGTAAGTTTCTGTCtgcaataatttaaatcaactgaataaaaAACTAGTTCCTGGCAATTTTGAAACCAAAATAGGAATGACAGATTTGGTATAACCATTTGTTTCTCGAAAGAGAGAGAAAATAAAGACAAAAATAGAAACGGTTTGTTCTTCCAACTTTGTtcttataatatcaatattacattttttttttatttcaacaaacaattttttaaatttctacGATTCAAATAGTATTTTATTAGTATTTCgataatttatcaaatttcattttaatttctcgataattataaaaaagatTGAACATATTTGTGCGTGTAAAAATAAAGTCAGGCCTTACCTTAATAATGATAGTGGGCCGAGCCCATTTGAGCTGAAGGATGGCCTGAGAGTATACCCAAGAGCTGTCTTTGCTACTCTATCTGCTCGAACCGGTGGTGGAAAATGGCGGGAAAGGAGCTTCCTGCTGAAATCGCGAAACCGAATGTGAAATCCGATGGCGATTCGACGACTTGCTGGAGAAAAGAAGTAGATGAAAACCTCAAGCGGCTCCAATCGCTGCTATTCGGCGCCGATGCGGCTTTCGAGAAGGGTGATTTCTGGTCCGCGCAAGTGCTAGCTCTCGGGCTTATCGGATTCCTTGATTCTCGTACACATTCCCCTGTAGACGAGGCCTTCATTCGCCCCATTCTCCGTGAAGCCGCTTCTAAACTTGGATTGGCTCGGCGATCCCTCATCCCTGATTCTGATCGGTACAAAATATGCTTGCCAAATTAACGTAATTTTTAGGAATTATAAGCTTGTTTAAAGAATTTTGAAGTCCTATTGTTATTGTGGATTTAAATTTGATTAGTGAGTGTGTGTTCGTGGATATCTATTGAGCTGTAAATGGATTtccatttatttgaattttgatcGTTCCATTTCTTTTGCAGTTTCGTTAATCGATTTTTCTGGTTTTGCATTTTACAATGCTAATTTGGGTAATAAACGACTATAAAATGTTTCGATCTGAAGGAAAACACAAAGTGAATGCTTCGAAAGATTTAGTAGTATGTACTTTTCCACTTGCTAATAGCACTTCGTTGTCCTCTCTGGCAATATTAATTTGTGCTGCGATGTTTATTCGTTATCTACAGGCATTAAAACATTCATTCTTAGTCGTGCCTATCTGGCTTCGATTTATAATCTTTGTTCCATACTGATAAATGATGTTGATATGCATCTTGCATACATCAGTCAAGCATTTGTACAGGCTGGAAAAAGTCCAGACCACATATTCAGAAAGAGTTGTGATATTGACATAGAGAAAGTCAAGCAGTCCAAGTATTTTCGTGCTCTTTTACAGCACTCATGCCAAAGTCCTACAGAAGGATTGGTACGTTTTACTAATCATATATACCTTCCTTCTGTACCTATCTTATTATTGTCGTCGTTCCCCTAGAACCAGAACTAAAACTTAGCAGAATAAAAAATTTTCAATTCATTTGTTTCGACTCATACAAATTATCCATACTTAGAAATATATACTAGTAGAAATATAACTCGAGAGGTCTATCGTGGATGGTTCAGAGGGCTTGTCTTAATGTGGCCACAACGATAGACTTTGATGCTACACAAGATCCGCCAAAATAAAGTTCACCACCCAAAACAATCTACCACAAACCTATGGCATTAGATAAACATTTGAGGTATAAGACAAGATATTTGGCATCAACTCAAAAACAAGGTCAAACCGATATATAGTATTTGTAAGTACCGCTTAAAGAATTTAGAATGAGGGACATTATGTGAATTCATGCTATAGGGATCTATTGAGTGTGTGAACGTTCGTATATCTGTCTAATGAAATGCATCAATGACTCACCATGAAATATGAATATTGGTCCATACTCCATAGTTATTTAGGGTGCAAGGCGCACTAAAACGTTAGAGTACCCAGGAGCCTGAGGTGCAAGGCGAAAAGTATGCTTTATCAAATTAAAGTGCATTTGGCATAgcttttaaaatttgatatatataaagtGATTATACTATAAATCTATAATAttacataaattaaatatttttcacaaaGATAATAAAcgttataaataaaaattcattaaTAGATAATTTAGCATAAATCATACCAGAAAAAAACTTAATTATCTATAATTCATTAGTAAGTTATCAATTCATAATATATTGagaaaaaacttcaaatatctaaatcatcaaattcttcttATCTTCCTCAACTATATCATCATCTTTCAAAACCGCGGTGAGTCAAGAGTGTAGAAAAAATTAAAGTAAAAGTTTGAATAGAAGATTAAAACATTATCTAAAGCATCAAATTCTTCTTCATCTTCCTCGActacatcatcatcatcatcatcatcataagGGGAGATCATCATCATAGGGGAGATGACAGTAAAAGTTAGCACAAAGGACTTTTGAActttttgataaaaaaatctTGCATAAATGAGCGACAACAGGGTTTTGTATCATTAAATAGCCATGATCTTTACTAATTGAGCTTCAAAATTGGTTGAGTTTgagttaatttttatttaactaCAAGATATCGGCCCACTTTTTTAAAGCGCGTGCTTCTGCGCATGTCGACACTTTAAGCGCCCTTGTTTCAAGTGCTACACCTGGGTAATAACCCAGGCGCAACCGTGTGCCTGGCTTGATTGTCGCCTAGGCGCAGCCAGGCGCACATTTTTAATTACCATGTACTGGTCTTTAGCGTACTAGTCAATACACTTATTATTAGACGGCTTATCAACCGTGAATATATTTATAGATAATAATCTCCAAGGAAAGCATTTTATAATTGTCAACCCATTCTGCAACAACGTTTCACATGGGCTACAATAATCTTAAGGAGTTTATCTATACAAAAGAATGAACATACAAATAAACTTGCCAAAACAAAATGATCAATTACTGAATAAAAAATGTTTTACAAAATAGCATTATAAATCACCCAATCATAAGTTTGCTTGATGAGCATCTAGTCTAACAATTATTTCCCAACTTGAACTCCAACTTGTGTTGAgccattttcttttaattcGCTTGTGCTTGAGCAAATGTTTTGTGGTGTTGCTATTATCTATAACTCATGAAGTTTACCATCTTTTCCAGCGAAATCCATTTGACAACCAAGAAAATTTAAAGACCTCGAAGACTTTTGTGCAGACAAAACTGACATCCTTGTATGGGAATGCCTACAGAGAAAATCATGGAAATTTAATTAAAGGTGACAGGTCTGAGGATTGTGTTATAATCCGAAAAAGTTATCAAAGTCAGAGCTCCCCCAAAAATTATTTGGCGCCTAACTTTGCTAAAGAGGAAGAGGACAAAAGAGCTCGTGGATTTAATTTTGGAACTAAAAGGTTACACAAGCAACCCATCAGTCCTAGAACTGAAAATTTAAAATCTCCATCATGCAGTGAAGAAGCTGAGGCTGATGGCTCTAGCAATGGGTTTGTTACTGCTAGAGCAAAACTTGTAAGTATTTTGTTTACGAAAAAAATCTCGCAATCTTTACTTCGGAGTTTGCTCTTTTGTAATTACTGTGAATTTGACACCTTAAATAATATGCTGTCTTTGTTTTACTAATACAGGCTCTACATTTTGAGAAGGTGATTACAATTCATGTTATTCCAAATTTCTTGTTGATTTTCGCAGCCATTATACACTGGATTTACCTGCAAGACCAGTGCCAAGAATGTTGGGAAAAGAACTGTGTTATAGCATTAGAATTTTCTGGAAACCTTTTGTATTGACTTGGAGAAACATAGGACTTAAAGGATGAAATATGATCTTTACAAGGAAAAGCAGAAAGACATATCTTCAATGACTTCACATCATCTTGCATCAACATCATTTTGTTTTCATAACGGAGACATTTGTTTCTTGTAATGCTCGATGTTTTCAGTCAAATTAGAAGCATCACAAATTAAtcttaaattatttaaactaggAAAGCCTTGTGATTTATTATAAATCAATGTGATGGATCTGCATCATGCCCCCAGGAAATGGATGCTAAGCAAAAGCGAGGCTTAAATGATTCGCCAAGTGCTCCTGTATCACCGCAAATTGATGCTGGAAGTTACAAGAGTAATGGAATCAGATGTTATGGTACTTCTCGTCGTGGAATCAGGAGTAATTTTATTCCTCCTGTCAAATCCAATGGAAATAGTATAGGCAATGTGACTTCTCGTGTGGCTGGGAGGGGTGAAGATGCAATAGATGACTCAACGAAAAGATGGTATAACTCATCTGACTCAATAACCTCAGTGCCTTTCTAGATGTCAAAGCTCGCTATATCTATTTATTTGGGAATACTTAGCGTGCTTGCCCTTCCCCTTTCCAGCAGTGGTGAAAACAGGAAGAATAACGTTCTGTACTCCACGAGCAATGTTTTATACTTCCATGTTTTTGTAGTTTGGAATTACTCTGTGGCTCTGATGGCGAGCTTCCTGAAAAGTTGAGAAATTTAGAACCACGGCTTATCGAGCACGTGAGCAATGAAATAATGGACAGGGATCCCAATGTTCGCTGGAATGATATTGGTATGCAAATACAGGCTTATGACTTCTTCAAATGTCGAGTGTATTCTTTTGCTGATCTGGATCttttttccttgatttttctcATACTGTAGCTGGATTGGATCATGCGAAAAAATGTGTCACCGAGATGGTTATATGGCCTTTGCTGCGCCCTGACATTTTTAAGGGCTGCCGTTCTCCAGGCCGCGGTCTTCTTCTATTTGGACCTCCTGTAAGTAATTGTAATCAATTTAAGAGATAAATCAACAGACTCACTCCTTGTCTCTGTTTGTTCTTGCTGAAGGGAACTGGTAAAACTATGATAGGAAAAGCCATAGCTGGAGAGGCTAGAGCAACATTTTTTTACATATCAGCCAGTTCGTTGACTAGCAAATGGGTATGTATCTCTGCCAAAAACCTAAATTATGATCTGATGCAAGAAAAATTATCGTCCATGAAATCTGGATATTTATTTTTGGTCTTAAAAGCCATAAGCATCAACTGTTCCTATATTGTAAAAGAATCTCCTAATATCGATTCCGGTGAACTGATATACAGCTATTACCACACTTTCCAATATACAACCAGATCAATCAAGACTAAGGGCAAGATAGGAATCCTTTTCCATTTATTCTACTTGCTGCAGAGACACATAGCTGAGACCAATATGAAAATCTAGttgttattgcttttatgcaCATGCTCCTGTGTGAAGTTGACAAAGTCAATTGACCAATTTTCCATCATCAATTGCAGATAGGCGAGGGAGAAAAGCTTGTAAGGGCACTTTTTGGTGTTGCTAGCTGTCGTCAGCCTGCCGTGATATTTGTGGATGAAATAgactctcttctatctcaggtGAAATGTTGATTATTTTATCAACATAATCTtcttttgatcaattgcaaaccATGTCCCAAGATTCTGAATCACTTTGCTCTGGTCGTTGTTTGCTTTCTCAAGTTCTTGTTCTGCAGAATTAAAATGTTAGTTATTTGAAAATCGTGGTGGCGATTTACTTCGAGTGTAGTCTTATTAAATGTTATCTAGGTGTTGCTAGGCCAGTAGGGGACATCTAATGTATGAATcattgaaaaataattaataaccgTCTTCATCTATCATAGAAGGAGACTTCTTATCATTATTATGTTGTAGTGCTTGTTTTCTGCTTATTCTTTTGCAATCATGCCATTATCACTTGCAAATTAAGAAATAATTATAGCATCCACGTGTTTGTTGCAGCGCAAGTCAGAAGGCGAACATGAATCCAGTAGGCgtctgaagacacaattcttgATTGAAATGGAAGGCTTTGACAGCGGGAACGAGCAAATACTTTTAATAGGTGATCTGGAACAAATTATCTGCAAGGCTATTGGAATATGTTTAAGGCAGAAGCAATCTTAGTTGCTGAATCATAATATCACCGAAATTCTTCAGATCCCTCTCATAAAATCAACGATTCCCCGATTCTGCACTTATGTAAAACTTCTGCTTGTTGTTTgacaattttttgtttttttaaaccGAAACAGGTGCAACTAATAGACCTCAAGAACTTGATGAAGCTGCAAGGAGGCGCCTCATGAAGAGACTCTATATTCCACTTCCCACCACAGGTCCGAATTAGAACCATCCACAGAATGTTCTCCCAGCTACATCTTATATTATTTGTCTGATACGCAGAAGCAAGGGCTTGGATCATAAAAAACCTGTTGGAGAATGATAAATTGTTTAATCTGTCGAAGGAGGAAATTGATACTATCTGTAAATTAACGGAAGGTATCTTCTTTACAGAATTGATTGCTAAACAATTAGCACCCCTAGACGGTACAAAAGCTGTTGTTTCTTTCCTTAATCCCTTCATAAgctttatcatttttttatcaGGGTACTCGGGATCAGACATGAAGAATTTGGTGAAAGATGCCTCCATGGGTCCTCTTAGAGAGGCTCTCAAACAGGGTATTGAAATTACGAATCTTAAAAAAGAGGATATGAGACCAGTAAATCTCCTGGTATTCCTCAATGTGATAGAATTCAGATTTGTCATTCTAAGTGGTTAATCTactttatcaaacacttggttaATCCAAATTTTAACTTGTCCAGGACTTCGAGAAAGCATTACAAGAAGTGAGGCCTTCAGTCTCATTGAATGAACTCGATACGTATGAGAAGTGGAACGAGCAATTTGGTAGCTTATCCTTGTAAAAGCCTCATGGACGGGAAGGCTAAAAAATTCAGTGAGACTTGTAAGCTCAGAAATAGCATGCTTAATTTCTTCATCATTTTAAGAatgaaaagttttatttttACGGTGCAACTTTAGCTGGgttgagtttaaaatttttcacAGTAGAGTAGCAAACTAAATCGGTGTTGCTTCCTCTTAAACATCTTGAACTTCGAGTGTTTTGGCCTCTTAGCAGGCTTAGGGAGGTTAGAACTATGATGTCTTTATATATGCATGTGAGCTTGAGATCTTTATCGAAGAGGGAAACGAATGCCAAGTACTGTTTAGtctcacaatatatatataacagcCCCTGGCGTACGTATAACAAACAGCATGTGAAAGACCTTGATTCCAAATAATCTAGTCAATCTCTATGGTCCACGTTATATATGATATAACATGGACCAAGAAGTGAACAATAAGGTAGGAAATAGTGCAAAACTGGTTGAATTATCAGTTTCAATAATTAAACATGCATGTAAGTTATTTGAATCAAGGTTTGTCGCATGCGCGACGGGGCTCTGTCACTTAATGAAAGAGTTGACACTTTCTCTTGAAGCTAAAGACAGAAATCACATTTTTTTTTGTATGATTTGAATATGatgattattttaaactttgatatCACAATAATGGAGTAATTGCATCCCTcgttatatatgtttatataatgTTTTATTGAATATTGTTGTTAGtgtaaataaaatcaataatgttttattgctttttcTTGCTTACATTACGAAACACTCCTCCGTTGGAAGACATAAACCTGACCATTTGCGGGGCCTAATTAACAACCAGTGTAGGAATTAAAgaaaaagattcaaaaaaaattaaccaaatTAATTCGAATTCCTTTCGTTCGCAGGTCCGAATAACCAACAATAATTGGCACACACTTCAGTTTTGGGAAAAAAAACGATCTTATATGGTACGTAGACAGTAATTTTATAATCAAAAAATGATTACGTTCTCAGATATTATTGCAAGTGGCTAAATGATCGTACATGCATCCCTTGTAACAACAAAAGATGGACTTCGTTTCGCCAGTCGCACGGCACCACATGCTTGAATGCTTCCATTGATTATTTAATTGACAAGATGATCACAGCATTAATTTTCACGACTCCACTCGATCTATTTCCTCAGGGGCCCATGCAGGGATACCAGACACAGCCCAAACGCATCTCGATGCCAACTAGCTAATTAAAATTCAAACCAGAACAATCAAATTGCTCGGGACTTTAAAGTTCTTCGTCCATATATACTGTAAATAAATGATTTGGTGAATATTATGCTTATTAATTACAACGAATGATCATTAcaagtatatatatacttgGTGGTGATGTACAATGATCCTATTCTAAAGTCTATGATTAAGCTAAATCATATACAGATAAGGAAAGAAATATTAGAGAATAATCTCTAATATAGACTACGTACTATATGGCTATTTTACAGCTCAACTTCCTTTAACACTCCCCCTCAAGTTGGAGTGTATGTTAATGACACCCAACTTGTTGAGTAAAATTTCAAACTGCACAGTGCTCAAAGGCTTGGTAAATAAATCTGCTGGCTGATCTGAAGTGTGAATGTGAGCAGTCCGAATCATTCCATTTTGAATCTTTTCACGCACTAAGTGACAATCTATCTCTATGTGTTTGGTTCGCTCATGAAAGACTGGATTTGCGGCTATGTGTATGGCTGCTTGATTGTCGCAGTATAAATTCACTGGTTGTATATGACTCACTCCCAAGTCTTTTAAGATGTTTTTCAACCATGTGATCTCACATCATGTAGTAGCCATAGAACGATACTCTGCTTCAGCACTTGAACGAGATACAGTTGTCTGTTTCTTTGTCTTCCAAGAAATTGGTGCTTGACCAAGCAAGATGCAAAAACCTGTAATTGACCTTCTCGTATCCTTGCAACGAGCCCAATCAGCATCACAAAATGCTCTTAATTGAAGAGAACCTGTAGATGGTAATAAAATACCTTGTCCAGGAGTATGTTTGATATACCTAAGGACTTTGTGGGCTGCCTCCAAGTGTGGTTGTCTAGGTTTGTCCATAAACTGACTCAACACTTGAACAATATAAGTGAGGTCTGGTCTAGTTATGGTTAGATAAACTAACCTCCCTACTAATCTTCTGTAAGCTGATGCATCATTTAAAAGTTCTCCATCCGAGTGCGTGAGTGACAAATTTTGATCTACCGGAAAACGAGAAGGCTTAGCACCCAAGAACCCGACATCTTTTAAAATTTCCAAAGCATATTTTCGTTGTGATAAACTTATTCCTTGTCTTGACCTTGCAATCTCTATGCCGAGGAAATATTTAAGCTTTCCCAAGTCTTTAAGTTTGAATTGCTTGGATAAGAAGGTCTTAGTTTCTTCTATATCTTGCAAATTATCTCCAGCCAATATCACATCATCAACATACACAAGTAATGCCAAAAAAGTACCTTGCCGCTGTCGGACGAATAAAGAATAATCAA is part of the Primulina eburnea isolate SZY01 chromosome 1, ASM2296580v1, whole genome shotgun sequence genome and encodes:
- the LOC140825390 gene encoding F-box/kelch-repeat protein At3g27150 isoform X1 gives rise to the protein MPRLLSALLKKKRDLEEPADSLLKLHGPDLNHSKIDWIHTSYPKSNMMPEDEEWSDHRGFNPSGNDNMVDLSNGPQDADYPRMSLSYELENLIFARFPRSEYWKLCFVNKRCLNLLRSGELYKIRNEIGFKEPSVFMFTSGESSWWAFDREFKSRMRLPVLPSDPCFASGDKESLCAGTHLLVSGREIDGLVIWRYELAKNIWYKGPSMICPRCLFASATCGSRAYVAGGMGTALRSEVYDTAEKYNPDSGSWEPLPKMKKKRKFCSGCYMDDRFYVIGGRNDDGELTCGEFFDETRNRWELLPEMLKDFPTQSSHSPPLLAVVKNELYSLEASSNQVKLYLKHSNTWKQLGMVPVRADYNRGWGIAFKSLGNELLVIGSSSVSPAGNHMAIYTCIPDSDSDELRWKPLDCGSNGLSHFILNCSVMVA
- the LOC140825390 gene encoding F-box/kelch-repeat protein At3g27150 isoform X2, coding for MMPEDEEWSDHRGFNPSGNDNMVDLSNGPQDADYPRMSLSYELENLIFARFPRSEYWKLCFVNKRCLNLLRSGELYKIRNEIGFKEPSVFMFTSGESSWWAFDREFKSRMRLPVLPSDPCFASGDKESLCAGTHLLVSGREIDGLVIWRYELAKNIWYKGPSMICPRCLFASATCGSRAYVAGGMGTALRSEVYDTAEKYNPDSGSWEPLPKMKKKRKFCSGCYMDDRFYVIGGRNDDGELTCGEFFDETRNRWELLPEMLKDFPTQSSHSPPLLAVVKNELYSLEASSNQVKLYLKHSNTWKQLGMVPVRADYNRGWGIAFKSLGNELLVIGSSSVSPAGNHMAIYTCIPDSDSDELRWKPLDCGSNGLSHFILNCSVMVA
- the LOC140825512 gene encoding ATPase family AAA domain-containing protein FIGL1 isoform X2, with amino-acid sequence MAGKELPAEIAKPNVKSDGDSTTCWRKEVDENLKRLQSLLFGADAAFEKGDFWSAQVLALGLIGFLDSRTHSPVDEAFIRPILREAASKLGLARRSLIPDSDRQAFVQAGKSPDHIFRKSCDIDIEKVKQSKYFRALLQHSCQSPTEGLRNPFDNQENLKTSKTFVQTKLTSLYGNAYRENHGNLIKGDRSEDCVIIRKSYQSQSSPKNYLAPNFAKEEEDKRARGFNFGTKRLHKQPISPRTENLKSPSCSEEAEADGSSNGFVTARAKLEMDAKQKRGLNDSPSAPVSPQIDAGSYKSNGIRCYGTSRRGIRSNFIPPVKSNGNSIGNVTSRVAGRGEDAIDDSTKRCLELLCGSDGELPEKLRNLEPRLIEHVSNEIMDRDPNVRWNDIAGLDHAKKCVTEMVIWPLLRPDIFKGCRSPGRGLLLFGPPGTGKTMIGKAIAGEARATFFYISASSLTSKWIGEGEKLVRALFGVASCRQPAVIFVDEIDSLLSQRKSEGEHESSRRLKTQFLIEMEGFDSGNEQILLIGATNRPQELDEAARRRLMKRLYIPLPTTEARAWIIKNLLENDKLFNLSKEEIDTICKLTEGYSGSDMKNLVKDASMGPLREALKQGLRESITRSEAFSLIE
- the LOC140825512 gene encoding ATPase family AAA domain-containing protein FIGL1 isoform X1; amino-acid sequence: MAGKELPAEIAKPNVKSDGDSTTCWRKEVDENLKRLQSLLFGADAAFEKGDFWSAQVLALGLIGFLDSRTHSPVDEAFIRPILREAASKLGLARRSLIPDSDRQAFVQAGKSPDHIFRKSCDIDIEKVKQSKYFRALLQHSCQSPTEGLRNPFDNQENLKTSKTFVQTKLTSLYGNAYRENHGNLIKGDRSEDCVIIRKSYQSQSSPKNYLAPNFAKEEEDKRARGFNFGTKRLHKQPISPRTENLKSPSCSEEAEADGSSNGFVTARAKLEMDAKQKRGLNDSPSAPVSPQIDAGSYKSNGIRCYGTSRRGIRSNFIPPVKSNGNSIGNVTSRVAGRGEDAIDDSTKRCLELLCGSDGELPEKLRNLEPRLIEHVSNEIMDRDPNVRWNDIAGLDHAKKCVTEMVIWPLLRPDIFKGCRSPGRGLLLFGPPGTGKTMIGKAIAGEARATFFYISASSLTSKWIGEGEKLVRALFGVASCRQPAVIFVDEIDSLLSQRKSEGEHESSRRLKTQFLIEMEGFDSGNEQILLIGATNRPQELDEAARRRLMKRLYIPLPTTEARAWIIKNLLENDKLFNLSKEEIDTICKLTEGYSGSDMKNLVKDASMGPLREALKQGIEITNLKKEDMRPVNLLDFEKALQEVRPSVSLNELDTYEKWNEQFGSLSL